In one window of Gemmatimonadaceae bacterium DNA:
- a CDS encoding heme lyase CcmF/NrfE family subunit, which produces MILVGELSLWVALLMAIWAATVSFAGGALNRRDLVLSGERAVYATLGMVVLASAGLWTALFTHDFSIKYVASFSSANLPKIYTFTAFWAGQAGSMLFWCLILGIYAALAVYSNRTRNRALMPYVSGTMAVVLVFFLATMCLGANPFERLDWIPPDGRGMNPQLQNPGMAIHPPTLYLGYVGTTVPFAFAIAALLTRRLDAEWLAAVRRWTLFSWFFNTIGILLGMWWAYVELGWGGYWAWDPVENASLLPWLVNTAFLHSIMVQEKRGMLRKWNVTLVVSTFLLSIFGTFITRSGIISSVHSFAQSPVGNWFAVFLVFAIAVTAYLVTTRLKDLESRANLESMVSREAAFLYNNLILVGIAFSVLWGTVFPIITEAVRGEKITVGPPFFNAVNVPLGLLLLLLTGIGPLIAWRRASIGNLQRQFAAPVIAGATTCFIVLVFGMRDVTAILAYSFAGLVTMTITQEFYKGVGARRRMYDEQVVPAFARLIARNRRRYGGYIVHMGIVVIFAAFAGLAFKKDYDVTMRAGDVKELTDPFGRKWRFVSQGVSRYDVLNRQVTAIALDVSRDGERQGVLTSEKRQHVDSRGAPTFEPSTEVGIMESFKEDLYVVLAGVGASDTAEMRITFNPLVRWVWIGGALMAIGGLIVMWPQARRLRPESGYAAVMPSFDAGEPAPARELVEA; this is translated from the coding sequence GTGATCCTGGTCGGCGAGCTGTCGCTGTGGGTCGCACTCCTCATGGCGATCTGGGCGGCAACAGTATCCTTCGCCGGCGGTGCACTTAATCGGCGTGACCTTGTACTGAGTGGCGAGCGCGCTGTTTACGCCACACTCGGCATGGTCGTGCTCGCATCGGCGGGCCTCTGGACGGCGCTGTTCACTCACGATTTTTCGATCAAGTACGTCGCGTCGTTCTCGAGCGCGAACCTCCCGAAGATCTACACTTTTACGGCGTTCTGGGCGGGGCAGGCCGGGTCGATGCTGTTCTGGTGCCTCATCCTCGGCATTTATGCGGCGCTGGCCGTGTACTCGAACCGCACGCGCAACCGGGCGCTGATGCCCTATGTGTCGGGCACGATGGCGGTGGTCCTCGTTTTCTTTCTGGCCACGATGTGCCTCGGCGCGAATCCATTCGAGCGGCTGGACTGGATTCCACCCGATGGTCGCGGAATGAATCCGCAGTTGCAGAATCCCGGTATGGCGATACATCCGCCGACTCTTTATCTGGGCTACGTGGGGACCACGGTTCCGTTCGCGTTTGCCATTGCGGCGCTGCTCACACGGCGGCTCGACGCCGAGTGGCTGGCTGCCGTCCGGCGGTGGACGCTTTTCTCATGGTTCTTCAATACGATAGGAATTCTGCTCGGCATGTGGTGGGCCTACGTCGAGCTCGGATGGGGCGGCTACTGGGCTTGGGATCCGGTCGAAAACGCATCGCTCCTGCCGTGGCTGGTCAATACCGCATTCCTGCATTCAATCATGGTGCAGGAAAAACGGGGAATGCTCAGGAAGTGGAACGTGACGCTGGTGGTTTCGACGTTTCTTTTGTCGATTTTCGGCACCTTCATTACGCGTAGTGGAATTATCTCGAGCGTGCATTCCTTCGCCCAGTCGCCGGTGGGCAACTGGTTCGCGGTTTTCCTGGTGTTCGCCATCGCCGTCACCGCGTATCTCGTCACGACCAGACTCAAGGATCTCGAATCCAGGGCCAATCTCGAGAGTATGGTCAGCAGGGAAGCGGCATTTCTGTACAACAATCTGATTCTGGTCGGCATCGCGTTCTCGGTGCTCTGGGGCACCGTGTTCCCGATCATCACCGAAGCTGTTCGCGGCGAGAAGATCACGGTGGGGCCGCCGTTCTTCAATGCGGTCAATGTGCCACTCGGTCTGTTGCTGCTTCTCCTCACCGGTATCGGGCCCCTCATCGCCTGGAGGCGCGCTTCAATCGGCAACCTCCAGCGCCAGTTCGCGGCGCCGGTGATTGCCGGCGCGACAACCTGTTTCATCGTGCTGGTGTTTGGAATGCGTGACGTCACCGCGATCCTGGCCTACAGTTTCGCCGGGCTGGTGACGATGACGATTACGCAGGAGTTCTACAAGGGAGTCGGTGCGCGTCGGAGGATGTACGACGAGCAGGTAGTGCCGGCGTTTGCGCGATTGATTGCCCGGAACCGTCGGCGCTACGGCGGCTACATCGTACACATGGGGATCGTTGTGATCTTCGCCGCGTTTGCAGGCCTGGCGTTCAAGAAAGACTACGACGTGACGATGAGGGCGGGTGATGTAAAGGAGCTCACCGACCCGTTCGGGAGGAAGTGGCGGTTCGTGAGCCAGGGCGTATCCCGGTATGACGTGCTCAACCGGCAGGTAACGGCGATTGCTCTGGATGTCAGTCGCGATGGGGAACGGCAAGGCGTACTGACGAGCGAGAAAAGACAGCATGTCGACAGCCGTGGCGCTCCTACCTTCGAGCCGTCGACTGAAGTTGGAATCATGGAGTCGTTCAAGGAAGATCTGTATGTGGTGCTCGCTGGTGTCGGTGCAAGCGACACGGCGGAGATGCGGATTACGTTCAACCCACTCGTGCGATGGGTCTGGATCGGTGGTGCGCTGATGGCGATTGGTGGCCTGATCGTGATGTGGCCGCAAGCCCGGCGGCTCCGCCCGGAAAGCGGATACGCGGCCGTGATGCCATCGTTCGATGCGGGTGAGCCGGCGCCGGCGAGAGAGCTGGTCGAGGCGTGA
- a CDS encoding cytochrome c-type biogenesis protein CcmH translates to MKVTRREFVGALAGGAASFAATRNVTAMQITQPVVGPPMQQDAYRPVKLEARAGAGPSMTAEQRDDLEHDIKCQCGCVLDIYTCRTTDFTCGVSPAMHTDVMGLVAGGFGAQEILNAFQAVYGEQVLMAPLRQGFNWVGYLMPFAALITGGVTIAALIRRWGARGKLHASAPIPALDATPAEMEALQAAIRDDR, encoded by the coding sequence GTGAAGGTCACGCGGCGTGAATTTGTTGGTGCACTGGCCGGAGGAGCAGCGTCTTTTGCGGCCACCCGCAACGTTACTGCGATGCAGATCACGCAGCCGGTCGTCGGTCCTCCAATGCAGCAGGACGCGTACCGGCCGGTGAAGCTCGAGGCGCGAGCAGGCGCCGGTCCGTCGATGACTGCTGAACAGCGCGATGACCTCGAGCACGACATCAAGTGTCAGTGCGGATGCGTGCTCGATATCTATACGTGTCGCACCACGGACTTCACGTGCGGCGTGTCGCCGGCCATGCACACCGATGTCATGGGGCTGGTCGCTGGCGGGTTCGGGGCGCAGGAAATCCTCAACGCGTTTCAGGCGGTTTATGGGGAACAGGTTCTGATGGCTCCGCTGAGGCAGGGGTTCAACTGGGTGGGATATCTGATGCCATTTGCGGCGCTGATCACTGGCGGCGTGACGATCGCCGCGCTGATCAGACGCTGGGGTGCGCGAGGCAAGCTGCATGCGTCGGCCCCCATTCCGGCCCTGGATGCAACTCCTGCGGAGATGGAGGCATTGCAGGCCGCAATACGTGACGACCGATGA
- a CDS encoding ABC transporter ATP-binding protein, with translation MRSSYGTAMIELNALTKRYGTFTAVNAIDLKVPKGELFGFLGPNGAGKTTTLRMIAGILRPTAGTARIAGIDVAVDPMAAKAMLGYIPDRPFIYEKLTGAEFLRFVAGLYSQNGKAIEHRGRELLALFDLDEWRDELVESYSHGMRQKLIISSAFIHKPAVIVVDEPMVGLDPKATRILKDLFAEYTRRGNTIMMSTHTLEVAETMCDRIGIIQGGTIRALGTMDELRAASATGNDGLEEIFLKLTGENAAREFVGVLDA, from the coding sequence ATGCGTTCGTCCTATGGTACCGCCATGATAGAACTCAACGCACTCACGAAGCGCTACGGTACGTTTACGGCCGTCAACGCGATCGACCTCAAAGTCCCCAAAGGCGAGCTCTTTGGTTTTCTGGGCCCCAACGGCGCCGGAAAAACGACCACGCTACGGATGATCGCCGGAATTCTCCGGCCAACCGCGGGCACCGCGCGCATTGCCGGTATCGATGTCGCTGTCGACCCGATGGCCGCCAAGGCAATGCTTGGATACATCCCGGACCGACCGTTCATCTATGAAAAGCTTACCGGCGCAGAATTCCTGCGGTTTGTTGCCGGGCTTTACAGTCAGAATGGCAAGGCCATCGAGCATCGAGGTCGCGAGCTTCTCGCTCTCTTCGACCTCGATGAATGGCGGGACGAGCTCGTTGAGAGTTACAGCCATGGCATGAGGCAGAAGCTCATCATCTCCAGCGCGTTCATTCACAAACCCGCTGTCATTGTCGTCGATGAGCCAATGGTCGGGCTCGACCCGAAAGCGACGCGGATTCTGAAGGATCTGTTCGCCGAGTATACGCGGCGCGGCAACACGATCATGATGTCCACCCACACGCTCGAAGTGGCCGAGACGATGTGTGACCGCATCGGCATCATTCAGGGTGGGACGATCCGGGCACTCGGCACGATGGATGAGCTTCGCGCCGCTTCCGCAACCGGCAACGATGGCCTCGAAGAAATCTTCCTCAAGCTTACCGGGGAGAACGCAGCTCGCGAGTTCGTGGGTGTGCTTGATGCCTGA
- a CDS encoding multicopper oxidase family protein: MALSLWPGLLAAPNTRELHAGASPLEASRFENPPAMVNLSRVPRTVEVKLAAAETKLSILPGTSTDAYTYEGKLPGPTLEVREGDRVIVHFTNNLPVETTVHWHGLHLPYESDGSPFHPIPPGGKRDYSFTLRPGSAGTYWYHPHPDHKTGYQIAKGLYGAIIVRAKDDPLPATLTEKLIVLSDNRFDEASGVAIPEPHTVQGLIDRENGREGAVILVNGRVTPTIDIRPGEVQRWRVVNASAARVFRLAIPGHTLTQVGTDGGLFEKPVEMKEIVIANSERVELLVRGTGKPGETAVLQTLPYDRYVPQTRPADWKNSRDVLTLRYTNQRAAAAFVIPATLRRIPALDTTKATVRRTITLSQGLINGKTMDMNRIDVSAKLGATEIWEIENIVGMDHPFHLHGFQFQVLDRNGIPEKDRRWKDSINLPKHETARFIVRFDNYPGKWMFHCHILDHEDHGMMGILEVK, translated from the coding sequence TTGGCACTGAGTTTGTGGCCCGGACTTCTCGCTGCTCCAAATACGCGCGAACTCCACGCGGGCGCTTCGCCGCTCGAGGCGAGCCGGTTTGAGAATCCGCCGGCGATGGTCAATCTGTCCAGGGTTCCCCGGACTGTCGAAGTGAAGCTCGCCGCCGCGGAAACGAAGCTGTCGATCCTTCCCGGTACATCCACTGATGCGTACACGTACGAAGGGAAGCTGCCCGGTCCGACGCTTGAGGTGCGGGAGGGCGACCGGGTAATTGTGCACTTCACGAATAACCTGCCGGTCGAGACAACTGTGCACTGGCACGGACTGCACCTCCCGTACGAATCAGACGGCAGCCCTTTTCATCCGATCCCGCCAGGTGGGAAGCGTGATTATAGCTTCACGCTGCGGCCAGGCAGTGCGGGCACCTACTGGTATCACCCGCATCCCGATCACAAGACAGGATACCAGATAGCGAAAGGACTTTACGGCGCGATCATCGTGCGCGCAAAGGACGATCCGCTCCCGGCGACACTCACCGAAAAGCTGATCGTCCTTTCCGACAACCGGTTCGACGAGGCCAGCGGCGTCGCCATTCCCGAGCCGCACACCGTGCAGGGGCTGATCGATCGCGAGAACGGCCGGGAGGGCGCCGTCATTCTCGTGAACGGGCGCGTGACTCCGACCATCGACATCCGGCCCGGCGAAGTGCAGCGATGGAGGGTTGTAAACGCGTCGGCCGCGCGGGTGTTCCGGCTTGCCATTCCGGGGCACACCCTTACACAGGTCGGCACCGATGGCGGGTTGTTCGAGAAACCGGTGGAGATGAAGGAGATCGTCATCGCGAACAGCGAGCGAGTAGAGCTGCTCGTTAGAGGCACGGGGAAGCCCGGCGAGACCGCCGTTCTTCAAACGCTTCCGTACGACCGCTACGTGCCGCAGACGCGTCCCGCTGACTGGAAAAATTCGCGCGACGTGCTGACGCTTCGCTACACGAACCAGCGGGCCGCGGCTGCGTTCGTGATCCCTGCGACGTTGCGCCGGATCCCCGCTCTCGACACAACGAAGGCCACCGTGCGGCGGACGATTACGCTCTCGCAGGGGCTCATCAACGGCAAAACGATGGACATGAACCGGATCGACGTCAGCGCGAAGCTGGGCGCGACAGAGATCTGGGAGATCGAGAACATCGTCGGCATGGACCACCCGTTCCACCTGCACGGATTTCAGTTCCAGGTGCTCGACCGAAATGGCATTCCGGAAAAGGACAGGCGGTGGAAGGATTCGATCAACCTGCCGAAGCACGAAACTGCGCGATTCATAGTGAGGTTCGACAACTACCCGGGAAAGTGGATGTTCCATTGCCACATTCTGGATCACGAAGATCATGGAATGATGGGAATTCTCGAAGTCAAATGA
- a CDS encoding c-type cytochrome, with the protein MMRRLNNAWRVCGSSGVAVLFAGCTGQTAVPEPAATAIASSQAPMDQVRRGRAAVLSSACGDCHGPGVSNPSRAGWLAGWASPQQDMPVGPFMTRPRNLTPDNATGTGHYTERQIFNALRYGLRPSATPDLEITSSTPGQGNHPAKPNYLAPTMPWLEWRHKPDEELRAIAAYLKRGLAPVTNKVQDSQAPPDLWASEFTVAKHGPYPALPFPTANEAAGRGDQAKVTRGRAVLIKSGCGGCHGGGGNPAATGWLAGIKDSTGDFAIGPWKTRPRNLTPDNTTGMGRFSERQIFNSLRYGLRPGETPDVEITSTTPGQGNFPAVPKYLAVPMPWPSWRHMADEDLWAIAAYLKHGVKPVSNRVADSEGPPDFWAGEYTVAKIGTYPAQPFPSVNERK; encoded by the coding sequence ATGATGAGACGGCTTAACAACGCGTGGCGGGTGTGCGGATCATCGGGCGTTGCTGTTCTGTTCGCGGGGTGCACGGGGCAGACCGCTGTGCCGGAACCGGCCGCCACGGCCATCGCATCGAGCCAGGCACCGATGGACCAGGTTCGGCGAGGCAGGGCAGCCGTCCTGTCGAGCGCATGCGGAGACTGCCACGGACCTGGCGTGTCGAACCCGTCGCGTGCCGGCTGGCTTGCGGGTTGGGCGAGTCCGCAACAGGATATGCCCGTGGGGCCTTTCATGACCCGGCCGCGCAATCTCACGCCAGACAACGCCACTGGTACTGGGCATTACACCGAGCGCCAGATCTTCAACGCATTGCGCTACGGGCTTCGGCCCAGCGCAACGCCTGACCTCGAGATTACCTCGAGCACTCCCGGCCAGGGCAACCACCCCGCAAAACCGAACTACCTCGCTCCGACCATGCCGTGGCTGGAGTGGAGGCACAAACCCGATGAGGAGCTGCGCGCAATTGCTGCATATCTCAAGCGTGGTCTCGCACCAGTCACGAACAAGGTGCAGGACAGTCAGGCGCCTCCGGATCTCTGGGCAAGCGAGTTCACGGTTGCCAAACATGGTCCTTATCCCGCACTCCCGTTCCCCACAGCGAACGAGGCGGCAGGCCGTGGGGATCAGGCAAAGGTGACCCGGGGTCGAGCGGTATTAATCAAGAGTGGTTGTGGGGGTTGCCACGGTGGCGGGGGAAATCCGGCCGCCACTGGATGGCTTGCAGGGATCAAAGACTCGACCGGCGATTTCGCGATTGGTCCCTGGAAGACCCGGCCACGCAATCTCACTCCTGACAACACGACGGGGATGGGGCGCTTCAGCGAGCGGCAGATCTTCAACTCGCTGCGATACGGGCTTCGCCCGGGAGAAACGCCTGATGTGGAGATCACTTCGACCACACCCGGCCAGGGCAACTTCCCGGCGGTTCCCAAATATCTCGCGGTGCCCATGCCGTGGCCCTCGTGGCGCCACATGGCTGACGAAGACCTTTGGGCTATCGCAGCCTACCTCAAACACGGCGTCAAGCCAGTTAGCAACCGAGTCGCGGACAGTGAGGGGCCGCCAGACTTCTGGGCCGGCGAATATACCGTTGCGAAAATCGGAACTTATCCCGCGCAACCGTTTCCAAGCGTGAACGAACGGAAGTGA
- the cutA gene encoding divalent-cation tolerance protein CutA: protein MSHTDAVVVLTTIATTDEAVALIRALLDRRLIACGTVTGGARSIYRWEGKIADEEEAVVMLKTRSGCIEGLRRAFAELHPYKVPELLAIPVTGGLERYLGWINSETSLTLA, encoded by the coding sequence TTGTCGCACACCGATGCAGTCGTAGTTCTCACCACCATCGCGACCACTGACGAAGCGGTCGCACTCATTCGCGCGCTCCTCGACCGGCGGCTTATCGCCTGCGGAACGGTGACGGGCGGTGCTCGTTCTATTTACCGCTGGGAAGGCAAGATTGCCGACGAGGAAGAAGCGGTTGTCATGCTCAAGACGCGGTCCGGATGCATCGAAGGTCTGCGGCGCGCGTTCGCCGAGCTTCATCCCTACAAGGTGCCCGAGCTGCTCGCCATCCCAGTCACTGGAGGCCTCGAACGCTACCTCGGCTGGATAAACAGCGAAACCAGCTTGACGCTCGCGTGA